One window from the genome of Canis lupus dingo isolate Sandy chromosome 15, ASM325472v2, whole genome shotgun sequence encodes:
- the SOCS2 gene encoding suppressor of cytokine signaling 2, with product MTLRCLEPSGNGAEGTPSQWGPAGPAEEPTPEAARLAKALRELSHTGWYWGNMTVNEAKEKLKEAPEGTFLIRDSSHSDYLLTISVKTSAGPTNLRIEYQDGKFRLDSIICVKSKLKQFDSVVHLIDYYVQMCKDKRTGPEAPRNGTVHLYLTKPLYTSAPPLQHLCRLTINKCTGTIWGLPLPTRLKDYLEEYKFQV from the exons ATGACCCTGCGGTGCCTCGAGCCCTCCGGGAATGGCGCGGAAGGGACGCCGAGCCAGTGGGGGCCCGCGGGGCCCGCGGAGGAGCCGACCCCCGAGGCGGCGCGTTTGGCGAAGGCCCTGCGGGAGCTCAGCCACACAG GTTGGTACTGGGGAAATATGACTGTTAATGAAgccaaagagaaattaaaagaggCACCAGAAGGAACTTTCTTGATTAGAGATAGCTCGCATTCAGACTACCTACTAACAATATCTGTTAAAACATCAGCTGGACCAACTAATCTGCGAATCGAGTACCAAGATGGGAAATTCAGATTGGACTCTATCATATGTGTCAAGTCCAAGCTTAAACAATTTGACAGTGTGGTTCATCTGATCGACTACTATGTTCAGATGTGCAAGGATAAGCGGACAGGCCCAGAAGCCCCCCGGAACGGCACTGTTCACCTTTATCTGACCAAACCGCTCTACACGTCAGCACCACCTCTCCAACATCTCTGTAGACTCACCATTAACAAATGTACCGGTACCATCTGGGGACTGCCTTTACCAACAAGACTAAAAGATTACTTGGAAGAATATAAATTCCAGGTATaa